Genomic segment of Pirellulales bacterium:
CATCGTCGAGCACCAGGTGGCCGCGCGGCTGGGCGGTGAAGCCGATCCAGCGCTTGCGCGAGGCGATGGTTTGCCCCTGGGCCACGAATAGTGTGCCCACCTCTTCGCCCGCCAGAATCCGCGCCAAGTTGCCTGGCTGCCGTCCGCTGGCGATCACGACATTCTCACCCGAGATCGTGGCCATGCGTGCCGCGGCGATCTTGCTGGCCATGCCCCCTTTGCTCAGGCCGGTCTTCACATCGCGCACTAGCGCCAGCACAGAATCATCGAGCCGCGTGACGGTCGAGATTAGTTTCGATCCGGGCGCGCGCGGATCTCCGTCATAAAGCCCGTCGACGTCGGAAAGCAGAATCAATAGTGGGGCGCGGATCAAGTTCGTGACCATCGCCGCCAAGCGGTCGTTGTCGCCGAACGTGGTCTGTAGCTCCTCGACGCTGACGGTGTCGTTTTCATTGATGATCGGCACCGCGCCCAATTCGAACAGGGTGAGTATCGTGTTGCGCACATTGAGATAGCGGGTGCGATCATCCAGGTCGTTAGCCGTCAGCAGCAGTTGGGCGGCGTGCCGACCGTGGGCCCGCAGCGTGCGGTCGTAAACCTGCACCAGATAGCTTTGCCCCATGGCGGCCACGGCCTGCAACTGCGCCAGGTCGCGCGGCCTTTCGCGCATGCCGATGCGACCCATGCCAGCGCCCACCGCGCCCGAACTGACCAGGGCCACCTTGCGACCGGCCTCGAGCAGCTGGTGGATCTCCTCGGCCAGGGCGGCAATGCGCCCCTCGTCGAGCGTGCCATCGGCAGCCGTCAGCACCCGTGTGCCAACCT
This window contains:
- the proB gene encoding glutamate 5-kinase gives rise to the protein MTDLLRQEIATAADVVVVKVGTRVLTAADGTLDEGRIAALAEEIHQLLEAGRKVALVSSGAVGAGMGRIGMRERPRDLAQLQAVAAMGQSYLVQVYDRTLRAHGRHAAQLLLTANDLDDRTRYLNVRNTILTLFELGAVPIINENDTVSVEELQTTFGDNDRLAAMVTNLIRAPLLILLSDVDGLYDGDPRAPGSKLISTVTRLDDSVLALVRDVKTGLSKGGMASKIAAARMATISGENVVIASGRQPGNLARILAGEEVGTLFVAQGQTIASRKRWIGFTAQPRGHLVLDDGARRAIEKQGRSLLAIGVVAAVGNFKKGDIVSLRDAAGTEFARGLTNYTAEEVARIKGLKTDAIAPVLGHCPYQEVIHRDNIAVTTTGNES